The window TTGCGCTGCGCGAAGCCTGCCGGCAGTTGCAGCAGGCCGCCGACGTGTTGGAAGAGCAGAACCTGTTTGAGTCGGCCGATGCGCTTCGCACGGCGGCCGACGGTCTGCGGCGCCAGTCGCGCGAGAAGCTGGGTGAAAGCGAGCAAGCCGGCCAAGACGCGGAGTAACCGGGAGCGGTCGCACTGAGGCCGGCGAGCGCGGCCGAGAATGAGACATCGGCGGTGGCTGGGGCAGCGCCGGGCCAAGCTCTGCCCCAGCCACCGCGTTCCCTCGCGGCAGTCGGCCCTAGGTTCAATCGGCCAACCCGCCCGCGCAGGCAAGCTCCTCCGGTCCACCGACCTGCGCGGTTGCAGACTCCCCAGCCACCCTGCCCGCCGCCGCCCGCGGGCGAAACCGCACGACAAAGCCGCTCTCCGGCCGAAGCGTAATCATGGGGCGCACGCGAAGCGGGGCCGAATAGGCCGGCTCGATCGAGAACTGCCGGCACAAGAGGGCCGTGATCGTCACGCCCTCCATGTCGGCCAGCGACTTGCCAATGCACATCCGCGGACCTTCGCCAAAGGGAATGTACGTGCCCGGCGCCACCGGCGAGCCGGGCAGGAACCGCGTGGGGTCGAATGTTTCCGGACGCTCGAAGTATTTGCGGTGCATCACATAGGGACTCCAGATCAGGTTGGCCCCCGCTTCAATGCGGTAGTCGCCCAGCGACACGTCCGTCAGGGCCTGACGGTCGAGCATCGGCACCGAAGGATAGAGCCGCAGAGTTTCGCGCCAGACGGCCTCCGTGAGCGGCAGCTCGCCCAGCGGCACGCTGGCCGGCGCGAGTCCGGCCACTTCGTCGTAGAGGTCGTCTTGCACCTCGGCATGACGCGCCAGCAGGCCGAGCAGGAACGTCACCGAGCCGGCGGTCGTTTCGTGTCCGGCCATCAGCATCGTCATGACGTGGTCGCGGAGCTCGGCGCCCTCGAAGCCGCACCCCAGCAACAGCGACATCACGTCGCTGCGTCGATCGAGCTCGGCCGGCGTCTCGCGCCGCCGCCGCTCGATCATGCGCCTGACCACCGAGTCCAACGTCGCCAGCGCCCGCACGAACCGCCGGCGGCGCGGCGTGTTCCAGCGCTCGGGCACCAGCGACCAGATGCGGTAGCGCGCATAATCGTTGCACACATCGACGGCGTCGTGAAACTCGTCTAAATCGACGTCGTCGGACGTGGCGCCGAACAGCAGCTCCATCGCCACCCGCATCATCAGCTCGCTCATCAGCAGGTCGAGATCGAACGCGGTCGAACGATTGTCGGCCTTCAGGCGAGCGGCCAGTTCGAGCGTATGCCGGACGACGATCTGCTGCTGATCGGCCATCAGTCCACGGGCGAAGGCCTGGCTGACGCGCCTGCGGGCTTCGATCCACTCTTTGCCGTCGAGCGTCACCAGCCCTTTGCCCAGCACGATCTCCAGCTTCTTGAACAGCGAACCCTTGGCGAAGCGCTTCGTGTCGGAGAGCAACTGCTTGACCAACTCCGGGCCGGTGACCAGATAGAACGGCACGCCGAGCCAACCGAGCCGGACGAGATCGTACCGCTCACCGACTTCGGAGAGGAACTCCAAGGGGCGGTACATCATTTTGTAAAGCAGCAGCGGCGGGCAGAAGCTCGTCCGCTTGAACGCGGGCGGCTTGTTCAGCCCGGCGGCCAACTCGCCTTTTCGCTGGTTCACCGTAGTCTTCCTCGAATGAGTGGTTTTTGTATGTCGAATGCCGCGTTTTTGCGCAGCTACCGTTAAATAGGTCCGCCGGCGACGTGTGGCAAATAGGCAACAGTCCCGACGGGGTTCGCGTCGCAAGATTGTTGGCCGCGAGGCGGTGCAATCGGCACCCTTGTTACCGTTGTCACGTCCGCGCGGTCCGGCGGTCGTTGCGGTGGGGCGGCATTCCCAGGCCGTCCCGGTGCAGGAACGGGTTTGCGCGTCGCGCGCGGGCCGACCGTTACCACGGCAACATGAACATCGGCTTTTCAGCGGTCTCAGTCGCGATTGTCGTGGGCGCTCTGTTCTGGCTTTGGGCCGCGCGGTATCTGGCGCGTGACACTTTGCTGGCGCCGCAACGAGTTACAAAATCCGCACCTCGACGATGACATGACGCCCTCGTTGCGCGGTTGCTCATTCGGCGGCGTCGCTCAAAGGCGGCTTCAAGCCACGAGCGACCGCCTGCTGCCAGGCTTTTGCCTTTAGCACCAGGCTTCGTCGATAGGAAGCCAACAGTTCGTCGAGTCGATGGCGCTCGCGCGCGTCGAGCAACGAGTCGCGATTGCGGGCCAAGAGGTCGCTCAGCTCGTTCTGGGTGGCCGACGGCAATGCCGCCTCACAAAGCGCAAGCAACTCGTCGTCGGAGGCGCATTCCAGAGCGGGCTCGGCCGCGCCGCGCCCGACCCATTCGGTTACTACATCCTCAAGGCGCCGATTGGTGGCCGCGGCCACCGCTCTCGCTCGCGACGCCAATTCTGCGGGCAGTTCCAACGTTACCGTTTCGCTCGTGGGGTTCGCTCCGTGGCCGAGTTTTGAACATCAGACGGCCCTGTCAATTCTACCCGATGCCGCGCCCGCCTGCACTCTAAGCCGAAGGCAGTTCGCGCAACAGCCGGCGGTCGGCCTCAAACCGTTTGACCGCGCGCTCGAACGAGCCGGTCGTCTTGGTCAGCAGCAGTGCATGCGGGCTTCCTTTCCGCTCCAGCGTGCTTTTCACATCGCACTGATGCCGGCCGATCGAGTCGAGCACGTGGCGCCGGAGATCTTCACGCGCGGCAATGCGCGTGACCATGTTCGCGCCGTCGGCTAAGAAGGAATTGAGCTGGGCGCAATATCGGCAGTTGCAGTCCACCTCGGCCGGACGGGCCCAGTCGGCGGGAGGCTCCGGTCGCCGGGCGGTGGCCGTTTCGAGCCGCTGCCGCACGGCGGCCAGCCAAGACGCCAGTTGCCGGTGCGGCGAGCCAAGCTGCTTTTTCGACCACGGAACGATCGACTTCAGGCACGGCACCTGGCATTCGTCCAGGCGAAACTCGCCGGGCGACCCGCGGACAAATTCCAGCACGCGCGACAGGTCTTCTCGTAGACCAACAGTTTGTACAACCTGGCTTCGAGTTGTTCGGCGGGCAGCCCAAGCTGTTCGGCGGCGAGCTGCGTGGCGCCGGCGATGGCCGCGTTCCATTCTTCGCTCAGGCGGAATTGGTCGGGGTCGAGCTCGAACGTATTCCTCACGTTCTTGTCGACCAGCGTCCTTGTTCCCTTTCCATAGGGTGCCGTCCGGCAACGAGCGACGAGGGCCTTCGCCGCCTTGGACTTCAGGGGAAGCTCGATCGGCCCCAGACCCTTCACTTCGATCTCGGGATCGACGACGGGCAAGCAACCGGAGACGCAAAACTTCGCGGACCTCGTCGCCTGTCCAATCGCTTCCGAAAGCCATTCCACAGTGGCTGAACTACTCATCTGCTACCTCCTTGCTGATACGCGGGTCGTGACCAGGGGAGCATGATCGGGACTCCCCAATCCATTAAGGGTCGATTCTATCGTCGGGCATCATGAATTCCCAGAGCCCGTTCTGGTGAAGCCAGATCGGGTCGGTTCCGTTGCGCTTTGCGTTCCGCTTTCGCTCGTTTTGCCATCGTGTGCTTACTTACCAAACCGAGGGATGAAGTTCCTCTTCAATCGCCAACAGCCGGTTGTATTTCGCCAGCCGTTCGCTGCGCTGCACCGAGCCGATCTTGATCTGGTCGGCGGCGGTGGCCACAGCCAGGTCGGCAATGGTCGCGTCTTCCGTCTCCCCGCTACGGGCCGAGACGACGCAACGATAGCCGGCCGCACGGGCGACAGCCATCGTGCGGAAGGTCTCGCTCAGCGTGCCGATCTGATTCACCTTGATGAGCACCGCGTTGGCGATGCTCAAGTCGATGCCCCGCTTGAGCCGGTCGGGGTTCGTGGCAAAAAGGTCGTCGCCCACGAGCTGCACCCGCTCGCCCAGCCGCCGCGTCAGCTCTTGCCAGCCGTTCCAGTCGTCTTCGGCCAGTCCGTCTTCGATGCTGGCGATGGGAAACTCGTCGGCCAACGCCGCCAGATGATCGATCATTTGACCGCTGGTCCATCGTTGGTCACCAGCCGTCTTAAGGCAATAACTGCCGCCGTCAAAAAAATGGCTGCTGGCCACATCGACGGCCAGCGTTACGTCGGCCCCCGGATGCAGACCGGCGGCCTCGATGGCCCGCACCACAATTTCCGCCGCCGCGCGGTTGCTGGGTAGCCGCGGCCCAAATCCCCCTTCGTCGCCGACCAAACAGCCCTCGCAGCCGGAATCCGCCAGCATTTTGCCCAGACGCCGATAGACGCGGACGATCCATTCCAGGGCGGTGCTGTAGCTCGCCGCGCCGGCGGGCATGATCAAAAAGTCCTGGAAATCGAGGTTGCCGCCGGCGTGCAGCCCGCCGGAGATCATGTTGGTCATCGGCAGCGGCATGCGGCACGCCGTGTCGATGGGCGTCCGCAAATCCACGGCTGCTTGTTGCCAAAGGGCGTTCAGGTGCCGATAGAGCGGCTGTCTTGTGGCGGCCGCCGCGGCGTGGGCCACCGCCAGCGATACGCCCAGGATGGCGTTGGCGCCCAGTTTCGACTTTTGCGGCGTGCCGTCGAGCTCGCACAACCGTTGATCGATGGCCGCCTGCTCGGCCGGATCGCGGCCGATCACAGCCGGACCGAGAATGTCGTTGACGTTGGCGACCGCTTTCCGCACGCCCCGGCCATCGTAGCGGCTCGGATCGCCGTCGCGCAGCTCGTGGGCTTCGGCCTTGCCCGTGCTGGCACCGGACGGGACGATGGCCGAGCCGCACGTGCCGTCGCTGTTGGCCGCCTCGACTTCGACCGTCGGTTGTCCGCGGCTGTCGAGCACTTCACGGGCATGGATGCGGGCGAGAGTGGCTAGGCTCATTGTCCCTGAACCTATTCATCGTCGACGCGACTGTCAAACGAGCGTTGTGTCCTAATTGCATCGACGCAGGCACGGGCCGTAGGGTAGGAGCGAGCGAGCTTGCGAGCGCCGGCCCACCACGATTGCCGAAAATGGTGGGCCGGCGCTCGCAAGCTCGCTCGCTCCCACCCTACAAGCAGCACAGTTTTTAGACACTACCAGCGGCCGGCAGCACTTTACACCGTGCCGCCAAGTGGGTTAAAAAGGGGAGTCGCCGCCGCCTCCCGTACCGAGGCGAGCGGCTTTTTCACTGTTACGGGGAGACCGAATGATGTCCGACGTGATTCCCATGAGCCGGGCCGGCTACGACAAACTGATGGCCGAATTGAAGCACCTGGATACGGTGGAGATGCCGAAGGTGGCCGAGCGCGTGGCCGAGGCCCGTTCGGCGGGCGATCTCAAGGAAAACGCCGAGTATCACGGCGCCCGCGAGAGCCAGGGCATGCTGCAGGCCAAAATCAACCTGTTGCGCGACAAGCTCAGCCGTGCCCGGATTGTCGACACGGCGACACTGCCCAAAGACGAAGTCGTGTTCGGGGCCACAGTGGTGGTCAAAGACCTCGACTTCGGCGACAAGGAAGAGTTCACGCTGGTCGGCGCCGGCGACGAAGATTACGACGCCGGCAAGATTCTCATCACCAGCCCGCTGGCCCAGGGGCTGGTCGGCAAAAAAGTCGGCGCGCAGGTCGAAATCCCCGTCCCCGCCGGCACGATGAAGTTCGAGATTTTGGAGATTCGCTTCGAGGGGTAGCAAGAAGGAACATCATCCATGCGATTGCCCGCCGCACCAGGCCGACCGCCTCTGGACCTGGAGATCAAAGACGCCCAAGTCATTTTCAAAACGGTCTGGGATGACCTTGAGGAGCAAGTCGGTCACGAAAACCTGCGGTTTCCCAAGGAGCTGATCCTGCTGGGCGGAGCACCGGGCGCCGGAAAAGGCACCCAGACCAAGTTCATCATGCAAGCTCGCGGTCTCACCCGTCCGCCCATCGTCGTCAGCGAGTTGCTGGTGACGCCCGAAGCGGAAAAGATCAAGGACCAAGGGGGGATGGTGGGCGACAAGGAAGTCGTCGGCATTCTGTTGCGCAAACTGCTCGAAGACGAATTCCGAGACGGGGCTTTGCTGGACGGATTTCCCAGAACGCGGGTGCAGGTCGAGTGCCTCAAACTTATGGTGGAACAAATCGACAAGCTCCACGATGAATTCGAAAACACTCCCCAGGCCATTCACTTCCGCAGGCCGACCATTCACGCCATGGTTCTGTTCGTGAGCGAACGGACCAGCATCGAGCGCCAACTCAAACGAGGGATGTTGATCGCCGAGCATAATCGGGAAGTGGAGGAGACGGGCATCGGCAAACCGCTGGAACTGCGCTCTTCGGACCTGAGCGAAGAGACCGCGCGCCGCCGCTACCAGGTATTCAAAGAGCAGACCTGGGACGCGCTGCAGTCTTTGAAGGACCTTTATCATTACCACTTCATCAATGCGGAAGGGACCATCGACGAAGTCGAGGCGAACATCCTCCAAGAACTGCAGTACCAAAGCTCGCTGGAACTGGAGCCGCGCACCAACGACCGCTTGAGTCCCATCCCGCTGGCCGAGGAAATCATCCTGCATGCCCGGCAGGAGTTGGTAAAACGCCTGGACGGCTACGAATTGGAGCACACCGACCTGTTCATCCGCGTTGTCGAGATGATCGAAACGAAGTTCATGCCGATCATTACCCGCCACGCGATCTCAGGCCGGGCGATCGTCAACTCGGAAGATCCGATTTTCGACGATCCTCTCGCCCTGTCGATGCTGATCGACGTTTTTTCGGAACGGGGCTTTTATGCCGTCGTCGACAAGAACAACCAGCAGATTCCCGAGCGGGTGGATCTCAGTACCGGCCGAATTTACGGGCGAACCAAAGCGGTTTACCGGATCCACATCAGCTTCAAAGGATCTGAAATCCGCAGGGGCTAAGTCCTCAATCACGGCTTGGCGGGCGGATCTATTAATAAAGGAAGCGCCGCCGTCTCGACATATTCATACTCGCGCGTTTGGAACTCAAAGTGGTCAATATCGTCGCGGTTGAGTTTCGGAAAAGTGGCCTGCATCTGGTGGACCTTGCCGCCACTCGCCCCGCCGCGGCCCGCGGAGTCGTGCAGCATGCCCTGTTTATCGAAGGCCACGACGCGGACGTCCTGATCGAAATAATCGTGCGAAACGATGATTGTCGCTCCGTTCGGCATATCGAACCCTTCGGAAAACACGATGCCGTGGTTCTGCTTGCCGATCGCGGTCCTGCCAAACCGCTGCACCTCGGCTTCCGTCGTCCATTTGCCCGTGGCCACGCCGAATTTTATGGTCGTCGTCTTTTGCTCCGGCGGAACGCCGACATAGCGGCTGAAATACCCCTTGGGGTTCGTCTGGCCCTCCACGCTCACTTCACCATCACCAGTGGCGTGAGCTCCCGAACTGTGCCACCTGACATCCGCATCGTCGGGCAAACCGTCAACGCGTACGATGATCCTGCGCCAGACGACGTTTGCTGCGTTGACAGTGTCGCCGCCGTTCCTCCAAGAGACCGGCAGCGATGCCAGCTTGTTGCCCCGCTCGTCGGTTTGCCGCACGAAACATCCGATCAGCGGCGCAGGGAGCGACTTGAGCGGCTTGCCGTCCCCAGCCCACCAACGGCTGTCGTCGGGGCCGTGCGTGCCGAGAGCCAGAACTTCGACTTTACCGCCGAACGAGAAACGCTGTTTTGCGCCGGCCTCGGCCGCACGATTCTTTTGCTCGTCTGCCGCGTTGTTGTCGCTCTGCTGAGCATTGCTGCTTGTCAAAAGCGGCAGAAACACAAGCAGCAGAGAAACGGCGGCCGTGAAAGCCGCGCCGCGAGTGATTCGCAGTGGTTCGTGTGACTTGGTCATGAGTGTCTCCCTAGGCCGCACAACGCGCGAAACCGTTTCAGCGTTTGGGGCGTCCTTTCGTGGCAGACCGCTTACGCTCTTGGCTACGTTTCTTGACCGCGGCCCAGAACGCCTCTTCAGACAAGCCTTTCCCCTGTTTGATGCTCTGCCGCGAGCGTTCCAACAGCGCCTGAAACCGTGGCGAACGACCCAACATGAGACGCTCCAGGTCATCGTCGTCGTAGGGAACCAGCAAAACAGCGGCAGGCTTGCCATTGCGTGTAATGACGATAGGGCCTTCGGCGCCACATTCGTCCAAGTAGGCACTCAAACGCGCTTTCACGTCCGCCAAGGGAGCAATTTTCACGACCCGAACTCCTCTCCTCCGATCAAGAGCCGATTACGGTCCTTTACGCCTACAGCCAACACCTGCACCTGCCGCGCATTAGAGCACGCCGACTCTGGAATCCAAAATCCAAAATCCAACTACCTTCCCGGCATCGTCTTGCCTTTGAGCTGATAGACATAGGCCAGCACCTCGGCCACCGCGGCGTACAACTTGGCGGGGATCGGATGGTCGATCTCGACTTCCTTGTAGAGCAACTGAGCCAGCGGCTTCTTTTCGACGATCGGCACGCCGTTCTCCAACGCCAGGCGGCGGATGCGCGCGGCGAGCACGCCCGCCCCCTTGGCGATCACGATCGGCGCGGCCATCGTGCCATGCTCGTATTGAATGGCGATCGCCAACTCCGTGGGGTTGGTGATCACCACGTCGGCTTTCGGCACCGCCGAACGGACGCGATTCATCACCAACTGCCGCTGGGCCGCGCGGCGACGGGCGATGACCTGCGGATCGCCCTGCAGGTTCTTCATCTCTTCCCGCACCTCTTGCGTGGTCATCCGCAGGTCCTGCTCCTGCCGCCACCACTGAAAGCCGTAGTCCAACAGCGCCAGCAGCAGCAGTGCCGAGGCGATCTTGATGCCCGTCCACAACAGCGACTCGCTCAGGAAGCGGCCGATCTGCGCCAGATCGAGAGCGACCAGGGCCAGTACGTCGTCGAGCTCGCCCGACAGGCAGACATAGGCCACCGTTGCGACCAGCAGCACTTTGAACGATCCAAACACCAGCCGCATCACACTGGCCAGCGAAAAAACACGAAAGAACCCGGCGACCGGATCGAGCCGCGAGATGTCGGGCATGATTTTTTCGGGCACGAACAGCAGGCCCACTTGGGCGATGTTGACGAACACCGCCACCGCCAGGATGACCAGCAGCAGCGGCAGCAGCACGGATGCCAGGCCAAGCATGACCGTGGAGAACTCATGTGAGACCGTGGCCACGTCGGCGGTCAGCCACGGTTCGTCGCCCAGATAGTGCCGTGCGAGGAGGCCCATCGTCGTCACCACCGAGCCGCCCATCCAAAGCATCGCCGTCATGGCGCCCAACAGCAGCGCGGCCGAGCCGAGATCTTGGCTGCGCGCCACATGACCCTGTTCGCGGGCCTGCTGCCGGCGATACTGGGTTGCTTCTTGCGATTTTTCGCCGTTTTGTTCGGGCATCCCTCATCTCTCATCGTTCAACGCAACGCACTCAGCACCGTGTTCAGTGCTGGCTCGATTTCGTCTTGCAACAGCCACGCCAGGCCGGCCAGCGATGCGGAAAGAATGCTCAAGGTCACCAAGGCGTTCAAGCCGAACCCCAGCGCCATCACGTTCAATTGCGGCAGCGTGCGGCTGATGATGCCCAACACCAGCGAAGCCAGCATCAAGGCCGCCGTGGCCGGCGCGGCGACCCGAACTCCCAACGAAAAGCTCTGCACCAAAAGCGTCACCACCATGTCGCCGAGCGAGGTAGCCATGCTCGCGCTGCCGGGCGGCAGCGCGGCAAACGTATCCAAGAACCCGGTCATCGCCATGCGGTGGCCCCCGCAAAGCAAAAAGACCGCCAGGGCCACCATATACAGTAACTGCGACAAGAGCGGCACGTCGGCGTCGAAGCCGGGGTTATATACGTCGGCCAGCGTCATGCCGCTCATTTGTCCGACGATTTGCCCCGCCAACTGCACTCCCGAAAACAACAGCAACACGCCCGAACCAAGCAGAAAGCCGATGAACAGCTCGGCACCGACGAGCGGAATGGAACCGGCCAGCGTCGTGGGCGGCGTCAAAGGCGTGTCGATCTGGCCGGGAAACAGGAGCATGGCCAGTGCGATGGCCAGAAACACGCGGATTTGGGTTGGAATCTCGCTGCTGCCGAACGGCGGCCCGGCCAGCACCAGTCCGCTCGTGCGGACGAGCACCAGCAAGAACACGAACAGATGGTGTTGCGTGAAGTCGAACATGGTTCAAGGCGTTAGGCAATAGGCGTTGGGCGTTAGGGAATGATTAGAGGACCGCGCCTAGCGCCTAACGCCCATCGCCTAACGCCTCCGTCACAGCATTTCAGGAATGTTGCCGAACACGTCTTCTACGTACTGGACCATGCGGTTCAAGAGCCACGGCAAACTGAAGGCCAGCACGAAGACCATGGCCACAATCTTGGGCACGAACGAGACCGTCTGGTCCTGGACCTGCGTGAGCGCCTGCAGCAGTCCGATCGCCAGGCCGACGATGAGTCCGGCCACCATCACGGGGGCACTCACCAGCAGCCCGATGATAATCGCCTCACGACCCAGATCGACGGCGTCGGTCACATCCATGGGCGACTTCTCTAGTCGCCCTCGACAACCGGGTCAATGCCAACTTTCCCGCTTGCCGCCGCAATGGTATGATAACGCTGTGGATTCGTCGGAATCCTCCCGCCCTAACGAAGCACCCCAGCGGCACGGGCCGCGGTGCCGCCCGCCGAGAAATCAAACTATTCGTGTACACGATTCGCCGATGAACCGCTTCCGGCACCTGCTGCCCGTCCTCGCTTTTGCCGCCACGAGTTTCGTTGCCTGCGTGGGATTCTGCGCCGGCGAACCGGCAGCACCTACGGCCGAGCAAGTCGAGTTCTTCGAAAAGAGCGTGCGGCCAGTGCTCGTCAACCGGTGTCAGAGTTGTCACGGCGCCGAGAAACAAGAGTCGGGCCTGCGGCTCGACCGGCGGACGGCGATTGAGAACGGGAGCGACGGCGGCCCGGTGATCGTGCCCGGAAAGCCGGACCAGAGCTCGCTGATTACGGCTGTCCGTTATCAGGGCGACGTCCAGATGCCCCCGACGGCGAAATTGCCTGATGCTGAACTGGCGGCACTGGTGAAATGGGTAGAGATCGGCGCGCCGTGGCCCAAGGAAGCGATCGACGGCGGCCGGTCCGCCAGCGCCGCGCCGGCCTCGCCGCAAGACGCGCAGGCCGCGCATTGGGCGTTTCGCCCGGTTGTTAGGCCGGCCGTTCCGAGCGTGAAGCAGGCCGACGGGTGCGCCACGCCGATCGATAACTTCGTCGTGGCGCGGCTCGAAGCCCAGGGATTAACGCCCTCGCCACGCGCCGACCGGCGAACGCTTCTCCGCCGCGCCAGCTTCGATCTGCTCGGTCTGCCGCCGACCGCCGGCGAAATCGAAGCCTTCGAGCGCGACGCGTCGCCCGACGCCTGGCCGCGCGTCGTCGACCGGTTGCTCGCTTCGCCGCACTACGGCGAGCGCTGGGCCCGGCACTGGCTCGACGTGGCCCGTTATGCCGACACCAAGGGCTATGTGTTCACGCAGGAACGGCGGTATCCGTTTTCGTACACCTACCGCGATTACGTCATCCGGGCAATGAACGAGGATCTGCCTTACGACCGGTTCGTCAGCCAGCAGCTCGCCGCCGACAAGCTGCCCATGAGCGGCGACAACCGCTCGCTGGCCGCTCTCGGCTTTCTGACGCTGGGGCGGCGGTTCATGTTCAACGTTCACGACATCATCGACGACCGGATCGACGTGGTGTCGCGCGGGCTGCTGGGACTGACCGTCACCTGCGCGCGCTGTCACGATCACAAGTTCGACCCGATTCCCTCGGCCGATTATTACTCGCTCTACGGCGTCTTCGCCAGCTCGACGGAGCCGGACGACGGGCCGCTGATCGGCGTGCCGGAGGAGACGGCGGCCTACGCGGAGTTCAAGAAGGAGAAAGCGGCGCGAGAGAAGGCCGTCGACGATTACCGCGTCGGCAAACAGCAAGAGCTGGCGAAGCAGTTCCGATCGCAGGCCGGCGACTATTTGCTGCAATTGATTCGCGAGCGGCCCGGCGAACCGGCCGACGGACCGCCCAAAGACGAGCCGATGATCTCGCTGGGACCGGGCGACCTGCGGCGGCCGATCACCGATCGTTGGCGGCAGTACGTGAAGCAGTCGGCCGCCAAGCGCGGTCCGGTGTTTGCGGCCTGGCACGAATTGGCGGCGATTACGCCGGCCGATTTCGGCCCCAAGGCGAATGAGGCCATCGAAAGTTGGATGTCGGCAGCCGACGCGCCGCCGATGAACCCCTTGGTCAGGCAAATGCTGGTCGAACACCGGCCGGCGACGATGACCGACGTGGCCCGGCTTTACGGCGAGCTGCTGGCGTCCGTCGACAAGCAATGGAACGAACTCCGCCAGACCGCCCCGTCGGCCGAGCGGCTTGACGACCCAGCGGCTGAAGAACTGCGGCAGGTGCTTTACGGGCCGGAGTCGCCGACGGTGCTGACCGACGAGCAGTCCCAGCGGCTGTTCGATCGCGAGGTGCGCGACCATCTCACGCAGTTGAAAAAGAAAGTGGACGAGCTGGAGGTCACGTCGCCGGCCGCTCCGGCGCGCGCCATGGCCATGGTCGACGCGCCTTCGCCCGTGGAACCGCACGTTTTTGTTCGCGGCAATCCGGGCCGGCCGGGCGACCGCGTGCCGCGTCGGTTTTTGGCGGTCCTCTCGCGCGGCGAGCGGCGGCCCTTCGAGCACGGCAGCGGGCGGCTCGATCTGGCCGCTGCGATTGCCAGCCGCGACAATCCGCTGACCGCGCGGGTGCTGGTCAACCGCGTCTGGTTGCACCATTTCGGCAATGGTCTGGTGCGCACTCCGAGCGATTTCGGCGTCCGCAGCGATCCGCCGACGCACCCCGAATTGCTCGACTGGCTGGCGGCCACGTTCATGGACGACGGTTGGTCGTTGAAAAGTCTGCACCGGCAGATCCTGCTCTCCAGCGCCTATCAGCAGGCGACGGGTGAGCGGGCGGAGTGCGTCGCTGTCGATCCGGAGAATCGCCTGCTCTGGCGGATGAACCGCCGCCGGCTCGATTTCGAGTCGATGCGCGACAGTTACCTGGCTATTTCGGAGCGGCTCGATTCCGCGCTGGGTGGCCGGCCGGTCGACCTCTGGGCGGCGCCGTATTCTGGCCGCCGCAGCGTTTATGCGTTTCTCGACCGGCAGGATTTGCCCGGCGTGTTCCGCATATTCGACTTTGCCAATCCCGACGTCTCCAACGACCAGCGGCCGCGGACCACGGTGCCGCAACAGGCGCTGTTCGCGATGAACTCGCCGTTCGTGCTCGAGCAGGTGCGGCGGCTGGTGGCCCGGCCGGAAGTGGCCGGCGAGATGGATGCGGCAAGGCGAGTGCAGGCGCTCTATCGGCTGATCCTTGGCCGCGTGGCGACGAACGACGAAGTTGAGTTGGCCGTGCGGTTCATCGACGCGCCGCCGGTTTCAGCAGAGGCTTCGAAGCTCACGCCGTGGGAGCTATTGGCCCAGGTGCTGCTGAGCACGAACGAATTCATGTTCGTGGACTAAGCAGGGTGGGACTCGGTCGGCGTTGTGTCATCATGCGTGCCGCCGGCGGCGGATGTGCATGCCGATCATGGCGGCCACCAGCAGTCCCGCCACGAACAACATCAGCGGCCGCAAGGTCGCCCGGCCCGCCGGCTGCCATTCGGGCACCGCCGACCGTTCCGAGGCCCGGCCTTCTTTCGAGGCCGCGCGGTTGCGCTGGGCGGCACGCTGGCGCGATTGCTGCATCCGCTCGATTCGCTCTT of the Pirellulales bacterium genome contains:
- a CDS encoding flagellar biosynthetic protein FliR — translated: MFDFTQHHLFVFLLVLVRTSGLVLAGPPFGSSEIPTQIRVFLAIALAMLLFPGQIDTPLTPPTTLAGSIPLVGAELFIGFLLGSGVLLLFSGVQLAGQIVGQMSGMTLADVYNPGFDADVPLLSQLLYMVALAVFLLCGGHRMAMTGFLDTFAALPPGSASMATSLGDMVVTLLVQSFSLGVRVAAPATAALMLASLVLGIISRTLPQLNVMALGFGLNALVTLSILSASLAGLAWLLQDEIEPALNTVLSALR
- the fliQ gene encoding flagellar biosynthesis protein FliQ, with amino-acid sequence MDVTDAVDLGREAIIIGLLVSAPVMVAGLIVGLAIGLLQALTQVQDQTVSFVPKIVAMVFVLAFSLPWLLNRMVQYVEDVFGNIPEML
- a CDS encoding PSD1 and planctomycete cytochrome C domain-containing protein, coding for MNRFRHLLPVLAFAATSFVACVGFCAGEPAAPTAEQVEFFEKSVRPVLVNRCQSCHGAEKQESGLRLDRRTAIENGSDGGPVIVPGKPDQSSLITAVRYQGDVQMPPTAKLPDAELAALVKWVEIGAPWPKEAIDGGRSASAAPASPQDAQAAHWAFRPVVRPAVPSVKQADGCATPIDNFVVARLEAQGLTPSPRADRRTLLRRASFDLLGLPPTAGEIEAFERDASPDAWPRVVDRLLASPHYGERWARHWLDVARYADTKGYVFTQERRYPFSYTYRDYVIRAMNEDLPYDRFVSQQLAADKLPMSGDNRSLAALGFLTLGRRFMFNVHDIIDDRIDVVSRGLLGLTVTCARCHDHKFDPIPSADYYSLYGVFASSTEPDDGPLIGVPEETAAYAEFKKEKAAREKAVDDYRVGKQQELAKQFRSQAGDYLLQLIRERPGEPADGPPKDEPMISLGPGDLRRPITDRWRQYVKQSAAKRGPVFAAWHELAAITPADFGPKANEAIESWMSAADAPPMNPLVRQMLVEHRPATMTDVARLYGELLASVDKQWNELRQTAPSAERLDDPAAEELRQVLYGPESPTVLTDEQSQRLFDREVRDHLTQLKKKVDELEVTSPAAPARAMAMVDAPSPVEPHVFVRGNPGRPGDRVPRRFLAVLSRGERRPFEHGSGRLDLAAAIASRDNPLTARVLVNRVWLHHFGNGLVRTPSDFGVRSDPPTHPELLDWLAATFMDDGWSLKSLHRQILLSSAYQQATGERAECVAVDPENRLLWRMNRRRLDFESMRDSYLAISERLDSALGGRPVDLWAAPYSGRRSVYAFLDRQDLPGVFRIFDFANPDVSNDQRPRTTVPQQALFAMNSPFVLEQVRRLVARPEVAGEMDAARRVQALYRLILGRVATNDEVELAVRFIDAPPVSAEASKLTPWELLAQVLLSTNEFMFVD